One part of the Anopheles coustani chromosome 2, idAnoCousDA_361_x.2, whole genome shotgun sequence genome encodes these proteins:
- the LOC131265129 gene encoding uncharacterized protein LOC131265129 — MPADGYSVLVTFPTGDFDGDTPFTLNPFQMVFKQKLIVVTVAYRLGIFGFFTSTDGEAPGNFGLMDQSAALLWIKRNIRLFNGNEGSVTIMGHGTGAVCVGLHLTSGDWTDDMFHKAILMSGSLLLDSSVRPAKQYASSLDELATAFGCFRRPTTKLMDCLRRVDAQILAENSPPIDWGPVVDRGLSNTTTPFIPDHPSMLVHQGKLRKVPLLIGHTDMEEVLELTMGDMLEHGLGVEMFETLLGDAVANDLAEMEFNETLCGGNMDIVMEAVQYQYKPYPPTTDPLVLRRKYIEFATERKYVAPTIELAMHMSQQADTFVYRFDIKPRTAAAVRDIPEWVGVPHNFELVFLWGLPYWLALADQMQWDSADKRVADIVMTLWANFVKFTNPTQVGVYIRWEKFTVTEPGVLIIDRSFNMSDHMTMSFGAVKFWNHYYPSVINFAAQCCNATYSGASGRVLPGGAGTLLLVATFAATNLILLQSFVYNCFVVNRQCTLGNFGLMDQSAALLWIKRNIRLFNGNEGSVTIMGHGTGAVCVGLHLTSGDWTDDMFHKAILMSGSLLLDSSVRPAKQYASSLDELATAFGCFRRPTTKLMDCLRRVDAQILAENSPPIDWGPVVDRGLSNTTTPFIPDHPSMLVHQGKLRKVPLLIGHTDMEEVLELTMGDMLEHGLGVEMFETLLGDAVANDLAEMEFNETLCGGNMDIVMEAVQYQYKPYPPTTDPLVLRRKYIEFATERKYVAPTIELAMHMSQQADTFVYRFDIKPRTAAAVRDIPEWVGVPHNFELVFLWGLPYWLALADQMQWDSADKRVADIVMTLWANFVKFTNPTQVGVYIRWEKFTVTEPGVLIIDRSFNMSDHMTMSFGAVKFWNHYYPSVINFAAQCCNATYSGASGRVLPGGAGTLLLVATFAATNLILLQSFVYVHLPRGYLPTAT; from the exons ATGCCAGCGGATGGCTACTCGGTGCTGGTGACCTTTCCGACGGGAGACTTCGACGGTGACACACCGTTCACGCTGAACCCGTTCCAGATGGTGTTCAAGCAGAAACTGATCGTGGTGACGGTGGCGTACCGGTTGGGTATCTTCGGTTTCTTCACCAGCACGGACGGCGAGGCGCCGGGCAACTTTGGCCTGATGGACCAGTCGGCAGCCCTGCTGTGGATCAAGCGCAACATCCGGCTGTTCAACGGGAACGAGGGTTCGGTGACGATCATGGGGCACGGCACGGGCGCCGTGTGCGTGGGGCTCCACCTCACGTCCGGCGACTGGACGGACGACATGTTCCACAAGGCGATCCTAATGTCCGGCAGCCTGCTGCTGGACTCGAGCGTCCGGCCCGCCAAGCAATATGCATCGTCCTTGGACGAGCTGGCGACCGCCTTCGGGTGTTTCCGTCGGCCGACCACAAAGCTGATGGATTGCTTGCGGCGGGTCGACGCGCAGATCCTGGCCGAGAACTCGCCCCCGATCGACTGGGGCCCGGTGGTGGACCGGGGTCTCAgtaacaccaccacccccttCATCCCGGACCACCCGAGCATGCTGGTGCACCAAGGGAAGTTGCGCAAGGTGCCGCTGCTGATCGGCCACACGGACATGGAGGAGGTCCTGGAGCTGACGATGGGCGACATGCTCGAGCACGGGTTGGGCGTGGAGATGTTCGAGACGCTGCTGGGCGACGCCGTGGCGAACGATCTCGCCGAGATGGAGTTCAACGAGACGCTGTGTGGAGGCAACATGGACATCGTGATGGAGGCCGTCCAATACCAGTACAAACCGTACCCGCCGACCACCGACCCGCTCGTACTGCGCCGGAAGTACATCGAGTTCGCCACCGAGCGCAAATACGTTGCGCCCACGATCGAGCTGGCGATGCACATGAGCCAGCAGGCGGACACGTTCGTGTACCGGTTCGACATAAAGCCGCGGACGGCGGCCGCTGTGCGCGACATCCCGGAGTGGGTCGGTGTGCCGCACAACTTCGAGCTGGTCTTCCTCTGGGGCCTTCCGTACTGGCTCGCGCTCGCCGACCAGATGCAGTGGGACAGCGCGGACAAGCGCGTGGCCGACATCGTGATGACACTGTGGGCCAACTTTGTCAAGTTCACCAACCCGACGCAAGTCGGCGTCTACATCCGGTGGGAGAAGTTCACCGTGACCGAGCCGGGCGTGCTGATCATCGATCGGTCGTTCAACATGAGCGACCACATGACGATGAGCTTCGGGGCGGTGAAGTTCTGGAACCACTACTACCCGAGTGTCATCAACTTTGCCGCCCAGTGCTGCAACGCCACCTACAGCGGGGCCAGTGGGCGAGTTCTGCCCGGCGGCGCGGGTACGCTGCTACTGGTGGCCACGTTTGCCGCCACCAACCTGATCCTACTACAATCATTTGTCTAC aattgttttgttgtgaaCCGTCAATGTACTTTGGGCAACTTTGGCCTGATGGACCAGTCGGCAGCCCTGCTGTGGATCAAGCGCAACATCCGGCTGTTCAACGGGAACGAGGGTTCGGTGACGATCATGGGGCACGGCACGGGCGCCGTGTGCGTGGGGCTCCACCTCACGTCCGGCGACTGGACGGACGACATGTTCCACAAGGCGATCCTAATGTCCGGCAGCCTGCTGCTGGACTCGAGCGTCCGGCCCGCCAAGCAATATGCATCGTCCTTGGACGAGCTGGCGACCGCCTTCGGGTGTTTCCGTCGGCCGACCACAAAGCTGATGGATTGCTTGCGGCGGGTCGACGCGCAGATCCTGGCCGAGAACTCGCCCCCGATCGACTGGGGCCCGGTGGTGGACCGGGGTCTCAgtaacaccaccacccccttCATCCCGGACCACCCGAGCATGCTGGTGCACCAAGGGAAGTTGCGCAAGGTGCCGCTGCTGATCGGCCACACGGACATGGAGGAGGTCCTGGAGCTGACGATGGGCGACATGCTCGAGCACGGGTTGGGCGTGGAGATGTTCGAGACGCTGCTGGGCGACGCCGTGGCGAACGATCTCGCCGAGATGGAGTTCAACGAGACGCTGTGTGGAGGCAACATGGACATCGTGATGGAGGCCGTCCAATACCAGTACAAACCGTACCCGCCGACCACCGACCCGCTCGTACTGCGCCGGAAGTACATCGAGTTCGCCACCGAGCGCAAATACGTTGCGCCCACGATCGAGCTGGCGATGCACATGAGCCAGCAGGCGGACACGTTCGTGTACCGGTTCGACATAAAGCCGCGGACGGCGGCCGCTGTGCGCGACATCCCGGAGTGGGTCGGTGTGCCGCACAACTTCGAGCTGGTCTTCCTCTGGGGCCTTCCGTACTGGCTCGCGCTCGCCGACCAGATGCAGTGGGACAGCGCGGACAAGCGCGTGGCCGACATCGTGATGACACTGTGGGCCAACTTTGTCAAGTTCACCAACCCGACGCAAGTCGGCGTCTACATCCGGTGGGAGAAGTTCACCGTGACCGAGCCGGGCGTGCTGATCATCGATCGGTCGTTCAACATGAGCGACCACATGACGATGAGCTTCGGGGCGGTGAAGTTCTGGAACCACTACTACCCGAGTGTCATCAACTTTGCCGCCCAGTGCTGCAACGCCACCTACAGCGGGGCCAGTGGGCGAGTTCTGCCCGGCGGCGCGGGTACGCTGCTACTGGTGGCCACGTTTGCCGCCACCAACCTGATCCTACTACAATCATTTGTCTACGTGCACCTCCCGCGGGGATATCTTCCAACGGCGACGTAG
- the LOC131265128 gene encoding ryncolin-2-like: MPTVMDAIVHAMIDFRKEILDNLQLSFEYHTKQLEEIKVHVEHKMQEQENRMKKQNEEIRKTLGEISSESVLRSCDRVKTNYTSAFYISPHGNIEKPFLVLCYFDNNFNMGGGWTVFQRRIDGSVDFYQNWTMYKNGFGDVNGEHWLGLEKLHIMTRSGRYELLVLLEDFDENSTYALYDQFKIGSEEEKYELTVGGYSAAVGDSLKYHNGRKFSTFDQDNNEYSKNCAKEFRGAWWFTYCYHTHLNGPYFEKGQHEKDGISWYKFRRDNYSLKSSTMMFRSRASN, encoded by the exons ATGCCAACCGTGATGGACGCGATCGTTCATGCTATGATCGATTTTCGCAAGGAAATATTGGACAATCTGCAACTGTCGTTTGAGTACCACACGAAGCAGCTGGAGGAAATCAAAGTTCATGTTGAACACAAGATGcaagaacaagaaaacagaatgaaaaaACAGAATGAAGAAATTAGAAAAACACTTGGCGAGATAAGCAGCGAGTCAGTCCTTAGATCATGTGATCGGGTCAAAACTAACTACACTAGTGCTTTTTACATTAGTCCTCATGGAAACATTGAAAAGCCTTTTTTGGTGCTTTGTTACTTCGATAACAATTTTAACATGGGCGGTGGCTGGACGGTGTTCCAGCGACGGATTGATGGGTCCGTCGATTTTTACCAGAATTGGACAATGTACAAAAACGGATTCGGAGACGTAAATGGAGAGCACTGGCTTGGTTTGGAGAAGCTTCATATTATGACGAGATCGGGAAGATACGAGCTGTTGGTGCTGTTGGAAGATTTCGATGAAAACTCTACTTATGCGTTGTACGACCAATTTAAAATTGGTAGTGAGGAGGAAAAGTACGAGCTCACCGTTGGAGGATATTCGGCAGCCGTTGGTGACTCGTTGAAATACCACAACGGAAGGAAGTTTTCTACATTTGATCAAGATAATAATGAATACAGTAAAAACTGTGCAAAAGAGTTTCGAGGAGCATGGTGGTTTACATACTGTTATCACAC TCATTTAAACGGGCCATACTTTGAAAAAGGTCAGCATGAAAAGGATGGAATAAGTTGGTACAAATTTCGAAGAGATAATTATTCGTTGAAATCATCAACAATGATGTTTCGCAGTCGTGCCTCTAACTAG